One region of Polyangiaceae bacterium genomic DNA includes:
- a CDS encoding M24 family metallopeptidase: MGAAIEELAHSEGCSVVRELGGHGIGREMHLPPHVPHHGAAGSGRRLVQGMALTIEPMVNFGSAEVVTLDDGWTVVTRDGSLSAQFEHTVLVTESGYEILTL; this comes from the coding sequence ATGGGTGCCGCCATCGAGGAGCTCGCCCACAGCGAAGGTTGCAGCGTGGTCCGGGAGCTCGGCGGCCACGGCATCGGACGCGAGATGCACCTGCCGCCCCACGTGCCCCACCACGGCGCGGCCGGCAGCGGCCGCCGCCTGGTCCAGGGCATGGCGCTCACCATCGAGCCCATGGTGAACTTCGGCTCCGCCGAGGTCGTTACGCTCGACGATGGCTGGACCGTCGTGACCCGCGACGGTTCCCTCTCCGCACAGTTCGAGCACACCGTACTCGTCACCGAGAGCGGCTACGAGATCTTGACACTCTGA